A window of the Nibribacter ruber genome harbors these coding sequences:
- a CDS encoding Rne/Rng family ribonuclease translates to MSNELIINSTQDGERIALLQDKRLVEYHFDRNDTNYSVGDIFLGTVKKVMPGLNAAFVDIGYSKDAFLHYHDLGENIKTLNKFVKVVQNQRNASAKLNQVKFEPEIEKLGKMADVLKKGQQILVQIVKEPISTKGPRLSCEISLAGRYLVLVPFSNTVSVSKKIVSKEERTRLKRLITSIKPENFGVIIRTVAEGREVAELDKDLRGMVATWEEGINTLKTAKERDKVIGELGRSSSMLRDILNESFDNIVVDDAKLYDEIKTYIETIAPDKLKILKHYTGKVKTFEHFNIEKQLKSLFGKTVSIPGGGYLVIEHTEALHVVDVNSGNKSNSETDQEATALNVNLTAAKEVARQLRLRDLGGIIVVDFIDMKSAENRQKVQDVVKEEMKKDRSKYTVLPISKFGLMQITRQRVRPEQNIVTGEVCPTCQGSGKISASILVTDDIDQTIEDLLTRQNQKNITLYVHPFLHAYYTKGLLSKQRRWFLKHMKWVTVMKDTAMALTDFKVMDEHGDEIELKSAYSEVNSLQDRDVVEE, encoded by the coding sequence TTGAGTAACGAATTAATTATTAATTCTACTCAAGATGGAGAACGAATAGCCCTTCTGCAGGATAAGCGACTGGTAGAGTATCATTTTGATAGAAATGACACCAACTACTCAGTGGGAGATATTTTCCTGGGAACCGTCAAAAAGGTAATGCCCGGTCTGAACGCAGCGTTCGTAGACATTGGGTACTCCAAAGACGCGTTTCTGCACTACCATGATTTGGGAGAGAACATTAAGACTCTCAACAAGTTTGTGAAAGTGGTGCAGAACCAGAGAAACGCCTCTGCCAAGCTAAACCAAGTCAAGTTTGAGCCCGAGATAGAAAAGCTGGGCAAGATGGCAGACGTCCTCAAAAAAGGACAGCAGATCTTGGTACAGATTGTCAAAGAGCCTATCTCCACCAAAGGCCCGCGTCTTTCTTGTGAGATTTCCCTGGCCGGCCGTTACCTGGTGCTGGTACCCTTCTCAAACACGGTAAGCGTGTCTAAGAAGATTGTCAGCAAAGAGGAACGCACCCGCCTGAAACGCCTCATCACCTCCATTAAGCCGGAGAACTTTGGCGTCATTATCAGGACCGTGGCCGAAGGCCGGGAAGTAGCAGAACTAGACAAGGACCTGCGTGGCATGGTGGCCACCTGGGAAGAAGGGATTAACACTTTGAAGACCGCCAAAGAGCGCGACAAAGTGATTGGGGAGCTAGGACGCTCCTCCTCCATGTTGAGAGACATATTGAATGAAAGTTTTGACAACATCGTGGTAGATGATGCCAAGTTATACGACGAGATCAAAACTTACATTGAGACCATCGCCCCGGATAAGCTGAAGATTCTGAAGCATTACACGGGCAAGGTGAAAACCTTTGAACACTTTAACATTGAAAAGCAGCTGAAGTCCCTGTTTGGGAAGACAGTGAGCATACCAGGCGGCGGCTACCTTGTGATTGAACACACAGAGGCCCTGCACGTGGTAGATGTGAACAGCGGCAACAAATCCAACTCTGAGACAGACCAGGAGGCCACCGCTCTGAATGTGAATCTTACTGCGGCCAAAGAGGTAGCGCGTCAGCTGCGCCTCCGGGACCTGGGCGGAATCATTGTAGTAGACTTTATTGATATGAAGTCTGCCGAGAACCGGCAAAAAGTGCAGGATGTAGTAAAGGAAGAGATGAAAAAAGACCGGTCTAAGTACACGGTGCTGCCCATCTCCAAATTCGGACTCATGCAGATTACCCGCCAGCGCGTACGGCCTGAGCAAAACATTGTAACCGGTGAAGTCTGCCCCACCTGTCAGGGAAGCGGCAAGATCTCGGCCAGCATTCTGGTAACGGATGACATTGATCAGACCATTGAAGATCTGTTAACCCGCCAGAATCAGAAAAACATTACGCTGTACGTGCATCCGTTCTTGCACGCCTACTACACCAAGGGATTACTCTCCAAGCAACGGAGATGGTTCCTGAAGCACATGAAGTGGGTGACCGTGATGAAGGATACGGCCATGGCCCTCACAGATTTCAAAGTGATGGACGAGCACGGCGATGAGATTGAGCTGAAATCGGCTTACTCAGAAGTGAATAGTTTACAAGACAGAGACGTGGTAGAAGAATAA
- a CDS encoding tetratricopeptide repeat protein produces the protein MSKGRVALVISAIVLVVVLALLPKVIINKDKKGTFAADGTAAPVAQEHDPNHPGHEDHAEEAAAPMPGNPAEAHAAATPAQLKEIAELRTKFNRESNSQAKAQTATQLGEKFANISKYDSAGYFFEQAALARPGEKSYQKAADQYFEAFTFAATQDRSQTMGQKARELYEKVLKNNPANLDAKTNTAMTYIASDNPMKGVTLLREVIATDPKNEKALFNLGVLSMQSNQYDKAVERFRELVMVNPSHVDGNFYLGVSLAETKQKGEAQKAFARVKELSKDPEVLASVDSYLQKMNNAQ, from the coding sequence ATGTCTAAAGGACGTGTTGCGCTTGTCATTTCTGCCATTGTACTGGTTGTTGTGCTGGCCCTTTTGCCAAAAGTGATTATAAACAAAGACAAGAAAGGTACCTTTGCCGCCGATGGTACCGCCGCCCCCGTTGCACAGGAGCATGACCCTAATCACCCGGGCCATGAAGACCACGCAGAAGAGGCAGCGGCCCCTATGCCAGGTAATCCGGCAGAGGCTCACGCCGCCGCTACGCCCGCCCAGTTAAAGGAAATCGCAGAATTGCGCACCAAGTTTAACCGCGAAAGCAACAGCCAGGCAAAAGCCCAGACGGCCACCCAACTGGGAGAAAAGTTTGCCAACATCAGCAAGTATGACAGTGCCGGCTACTTCTTTGAGCAGGCAGCGCTGGCCAGACCTGGTGAGAAAAGCTACCAGAAAGCGGCAGACCAGTATTTTGAAGCCTTCACCTTTGCTGCCACGCAAGATAGATCCCAGACCATGGGACAGAAAGCGCGGGAGCTCTATGAGAAGGTCTTGAAAAACAACCCTGCCAACCTGGACGCCAAGACCAACACGGCTATGACCTACATCGCCAGCGACAACCCCATGAAAGGCGTGACGCTGCTGAGAGAAGTGATTGCCACAGACCCTAAAAACGAAAAGGCGCTCTTTAACCTGGGCGTACTTTCCATGCAGTCTAATCAATATGACAAGGCGGTGGAGCGTTTCAGGGAGCTGGTGATGGTGAACCCTAGCCACGTAGACGGCAATTTCTACCTGGGCGTGTCGCTGGCAGAGACCAAGCAGAAGGGAGAAGCCCAGAAGGCGTTTGCCAGAGTAAAGGAGTTAAGCAAAGACCCAGAGGTGTTGGCTTCTGTAGACAGCTATCTGCAGAAGATGAACAACGCCCAGTAA
- a CDS encoding HU family DNA-binding protein, translated as MTKAEVISEIADKTGIEKSDVTATVEAFFKVVKDSMADGNNIYVRGFGSFVNKKRAKKVARNISKNTSIIIDEHFIPSFKPSKTFVAKIKNSKKIKEAVVS; from the coding sequence GTGACTAAAGCAGAAGTTATATCAGAAATTGCGGACAAGACAGGGATTGAGAAATCTGATGTTACGGCAACCGTAGAGGCGTTCTTCAAAGTGGTTAAGGACTCTATGGCCGATGGCAATAACATTTATGTGCGTGGCTTTGGAAGCTTTGTGAATAAGAAGCGCGCCAAGAAAGTAGCCCGTAACATCTCCAAGAACACCTCTATCATCATTGACGAGCACTTTATTCCTAGCTTCAAACCGTCTAAGACCTTTGTAGCTAAGATCAAAAACAGCAAAAAAATCAAGGAGGCGGTTGTTTCCTAA